GTCTTGCAAAAGATAGTACCTTTGGTGCACCCTCGTCGTGACCGACCCCACACTGCTCACGCCGCCTGGAGACCCGATGGAAGCGATCGCTCCCGCCCACGGCACCGCCACCCTGCTGCTCATCGCAGCCGCCGCGGTCGCCGTCCTGCTGTTCCTCATCATGAAGGTGCGCCTGCACGCCTTCATCTCGCTGGTGCTGGTCAGCCTGCTGACCGCGGTCGCCGCGGGCATCCCGCTGGCGCTGGTGCCCACCGCCCTGACCAGTGGCTTCGGCAGCACCCTCGCCTCGGTCGCGCTGCTGGTCGGCTTCGGCGTGATGCTCGGGCGCCTGCTCGAGGTCACCGGCGGCGCCCAGGTGCTCGCCGACACCCTCATCGGCCGCTTCGGCGAGGCGCGGGCACCCTTCGCGCTCGGCGTCGCGGCGCTGCTCTTCGGCTTCCCGATCTTCTTCGATGCCGGCCTCGTGGTCTTCCTGCCGATCATCCTCACCGTCGCCCGCCGCTTCGGCGGCTCGGTGCTCTACTACGCGCTGCCCGCGGCCGGTGCCTTCGCCGCGATGCACGCGATCGTGCCGCCGCACCCGGGCCCGGTCGCGGCCGGCACCGTGCTCGGTGGCGACATCGGGGTCGTGCTGCTGGTCGGCCTGCCCGTCGCCCTGGTGAGCTGGTACGTCGGCGTCTACCTGGTCTCGCGCCAGCTCGGCGCCCGGATCTACGTCGCGCTGCCCGACCTGCTGCTCGGCCCGGTCAACGGCGGCGGCAGCACCGACGCGCCGACGTCCGACGTCGACGGCTCCACCGGCACCGGTGCCGGCACCGCCACGACGACCGAGACCCGTCCTGCCCCGCCGGCGTTCTCCACCGTCCTGGGGCTGCTGCTGGTGCCGCTGGTGCTGATCGCGCTCAACACCGTGCTCACCACCCTGGTCACCTCGGAGGTCATCGGGGAGGGCAACGGTCTCGTCGAGGCGCTCCAGCTGGTCGGCCAGACGCCGGTCGCGCTGCTGATCACCCTGCTGCTGGCCATCGCCACCCTCGGCCGCCACGGCCGCACCCTCTCCGAGACCACCCAGCTGCTCGACGACGCGCTGGGCCCGATCTGCTCGATCATCCTGATCACCGGCGCCGGCGGCATGTTCGGTGGCGTGCTGCGCGCCAGCGGCATCGGCGAGGCGCTGACCGGCTCGCTGTCCGGCCTGGGCATGCCGCTGCTGCTCCAGGCGTTCCTGATCGCCACCGCGCTGCGCGTCGCGCAGGGCTCGGCGACGGTCGCGCTCACGACCGCGTCGGGGCTGATCGCCTCGCAGGCCGAGGGCCTGCACGACGTGCGCATCGCCCTGCTGGTCGTCGCCGTGGCTGCCGGGGCCACCGTGCTCTCGCACGTCAACGACTCCGGGTTCTGGCTGGTCAGCCGCTTCTTCGGGATGGACGAGAAGACCACCCTGAAGACCTGGACCGTCATGGAGACCACGCTGGGCCTCACCGCCTTCGCCGCCGCGGTCGTGCTGTGGCCGCTCAGCGGCCTGCTGATCTGACCCACGCCGGGCCCGGCCCGCTCAGACGTCGCGCGCCCGGCGCAACCACAACGGTGCGTCGATGCGGGCACAGGTCCGGACGGCCGCGGCCCGGTGCCGCTCGGCGAGGGTGTCCTCGCCGAGAAGCCGGGCCATCTGGGCCAGGTGGAGGTCGACCGGGCCGGCACCGATCGTGGCGTTGTCGGCGAGCAGGCCCGCGTAGGGCGTGAGCGCGTCGTACAGGACCCTGGCCATGTCGGTGCGTCCGACGGCCCGGCACGCCGAGCACAGGTAGGCGACGCCCTGCAGCCACAGCATGTCGTAGGGCAGCGAGTGGAGGTCGGTGCTCACGAACTCGTCGAGGATCTTCTCGGCATCTGTTGGGCGCCCCACCTCGGCGAGTGCCAACGCATGAGCGGCCCGCCAGGCCGGGATGCCGTCGGCCTGGGTGGCGACCTGCGTCTCGATCTCGTCGATCAGCTCGTGCAACCGCCCCTGCATCCAGCGGATCGTGAACAGCTGACCGGCGAACCAGGTCATCGCGTCGGGCTGGTCGGTGGCCACTCCGAGATCGAGCGCGGCGGCGGCGGTGTCCTCCGCCTCCACGAGGTGGCCGCGCAGCACCAGTCGCCCCGCCTGCCAGGTGCGCACCATCCACAGCCGGGAGTGGTGGCTCAGTGCGGTCGCGCTCCGGTCGGCACGCTCGAGGAAGTCGTCGGAGGTCTCCAGGTCACCGAGCATCAACGTGGCCTGGGTG
The Nocardioides marinisabuli genome window above contains:
- a CDS encoding GntP family permease; the protein is MEAIAPAHGTATLLLIAAAAVAVLLFLIMKVRLHAFISLVLVSLLTAVAAGIPLALVPTALTSGFGSTLASVALLVGFGVMLGRLLEVTGGAQVLADTLIGRFGEARAPFALGVAALLFGFPIFFDAGLVVFLPIILTVARRFGGSVLYYALPAAGAFAAMHAIVPPHPGPVAAGTVLGGDIGVVLLVGLPVALVSWYVGVYLVSRQLGARIYVALPDLLLGPVNGGGSTDAPTSDVDGSTGTGAGTATTTETRPAPPAFSTVLGLLLVPLVLIALNTVLTTLVTSEVIGEGNGLVEALQLVGQTPVALLITLLLAIATLGRHGRTLSETTQLLDDALGPICSIILITGAGGMFGGVLRASGIGEALTGSLSGLGMPLLLQAFLIATALRVAQGSATVALTTASGLIASQAEGLHDVRIALLVVAVAAGATVLSHVNDSGFWLVSRFFGMDEKTTLKTWTVMETTLGLTAFAAAVVLWPLSGLLI